A genomic segment from Saimiri boliviensis isolate mSaiBol1 chromosome 14, mSaiBol1.pri, whole genome shotgun sequence encodes:
- the LOC141581254 gene encoding tripartite motif-containing protein 26-like, with protein MLQETRESQLQVFTKRFQSTPWTEVMTMGPMTGNLLGEVACSVCLEYAGGGGSIFGGHGPWKACITCCTTLTSTTGAMCCAFHKEPFQQGDVRPNWNPATLVSSLLLSYSEAQE; from the exons ATGCTGCAGGAGACAAGAGAATCCCAG TTACAGGTGTTTACGAAGAGATTTCAGAGCACACCTTGGACAGAAGTCATGACAATGGGGCCCATGACTGGGAACCTGCTGGGAGAGGTGGCCTGCAGTGTTTGTCTGGAGTACGCAGGGGGTGGTGGGAGCATCTTCGGTGGCCACGGTCCCTGGAAGGCCTGCATCACTTGCTGTACCACTCTCACATCCACCACAGGAGCCATGTGCTGTGCATTCCACAAGGAGCCCTTTCAACAGGGAGACGTCAGGCCCAACTGGAATCCGGCCACCTTGGTCTCCAGTCTCCTACTCTCCTACTCTGAAGCCCAAGAGTGA